A window of Macrotis lagotis isolate mMagLag1 chromosome X, bilby.v1.9.chrom.fasta, whole genome shotgun sequence contains these coding sequences:
- the LOC141497350 gene encoding WD repeat-containing protein 36-like translates to MEGGGGGRCSRSALFSGFRALGLFSSHIPHVVRYHGRHRSFYVTTCVGKSFHTYNVQKLSLVAVSEYAIHSKFASIVHFLTGTKYVFC, encoded by the exons ATggagggcggcggcggcgggcgctGCTCGAGAAGCGCGCTGTTTTCCGGCTTCCGCGCCCTGGGGCTCTTCAGCTCCCACATCCCGCACGTGGTCCGCTACCACGGTCGGCACCGCAGCTTCTACGTGACAACCTGCGTGGGGAAGAGCTTCCACACTTATAAC GTCCAGAAGCTTAGTCTGGTGGCAGTAAGTGAGTATGCAATTCATTCTAAATTTGCTAGCATTGTTCACTTTCTAACTGGTACAAAATATGTGTTTTGTTGA
- the TSLP gene encoding thymic stromal lymphopoietin has protein sequence MVAHGRPGTSRFLLQLLTASVLDSTSRTSFLDFDINVQYLISLRSFGNHVSALSLSVKASLRKAVLFLEKLTGPFPLASFTGFKYASSNQCCCDLQPGYLLHLICTIRLPPSHPKNKKLITLLQLTGMVLSYNFRRCNHYEMASDYENTIYNTKLESLYDSESSSSENSNLFCKTKSGCLTIVEKLARNWSNNCSIEMGETFEDFVNRTRIALKNYCPAFQENQANNTKAPEKNMEERIKKMTCSEIARNLLEIWREYWKKTENSTSRRKRREDKV, from the exons ATGGTTGCGCACGGGCGGCCCGGCACCAGCCGCTTTCTTCTGCAGCTTCTAACTGCTTCTGTGTTGGACAGCACCTCCCGTACCTCTTTCCTTGACTTTGACATCAATGTCCAGTATCTAATCTCTTTGCGTTCATTTGGAAACCAC GTATCTGCTCTGTCCCTGTCTGTAAAAGCATCTCTCCGGAAAGCAGTTTTGTTCTTGGAAAAACTCACTGGACCATTTCCACTAGCCTCATTCACTGGGTTCAAATATGCTAGCTCTAACCAATGCTGCTGTGATCTTCAGCCTGGCTACCTCTTGCATCTCATATGCACAATAAGGCTTCCTCCTAGTCacccaaagaataaaaa GTTGATCACCTTATTACAACTGACTGGAATGGTATTATCCTACAACTTTCGAAGATGTAATCACTATGAAATGGCCAGTGACTATGAAAATACAATCTATAATACGAAACTTGAATCTTTGTATGATTCAGAATCG tcaTCATCTGAAAATAGTAATTTATTCTGTAAAACCAAG AGTGGTTGTCTAACTATCGTAGAAAAGCTTGCCCGTAATTGGTCAAACAACTGTTCCATCGAAATGGGGGAAACCTTTGAAGATTTCGTGAATAGGACTCGCATTGCCTTGAAGAATTATTGTCCAGCCTTCCAGGAAAATCAG GCAAACAACACTAAAGCACCAGAAAagaatatggaagaaagaataaaaaaaatgacatgctCTGAAATAGCAAGAAACTTATTAGAAATTTGGAGAGAATactggaaaaaaacagaaaattcaa CTagtaggagaaaaagaagagaagacaaagtTTGA